DNA sequence from the Strigops habroptila isolate Jane chromosome 4, bStrHab1.2.pri, whole genome shotgun sequence genome:
CGAGGGAGCGGGGGGCAGAAGGTGATGGGGTCCCCATGGTGGTGctgatggggggggggacaggTTTGGGATCCAGGGATCACCACATCCCAGCTCCCGGGACTGGGAATGCTCCTGAggatgatggtggtggtgggaatgGGGGCATGGATGGTGATGGGAGAGCGTGAGCATGGGATgggtgggagcaggagaggTCAGGGTGCTCTGCCCTCACCCCAGGGTGCTGTTTGGTGCTGGTGTGGGGtgaagcagagctgggtgctgctgaagGGTGCTGGGGGACAGGTTTGGGGTCCATGGGCCAAGGGATGAGACATGGGAATGCCGGGATCAGAGCCATGTAGGGGGCACGAGGAGGActccctgccctgtccccagggACTCCGGGGCTCCAgtttggggtgctgtggggctgggggggacgTGGAGCTTCTCGGGGGGCTGCGATGGGGCTGGTGTGGGTCCGGGGTCCCTGTGACACCCCTGTCCCTGCAGCGGGAACCCCTTTGCGGGGCTGGTGACCCTCCTGCGGGCAGCCTGGCTCTCGGGGAAGACGCGGCCCATGGAGTACCGGGTGGCCCAGCTGGAGGCCCTGGGGCGCTTCCTGGAGGAGAAGAAGCAGGACATCCTGGAGGCCACGGCCCTGGACATGGGCAAGGTGAGGAGAAGGGGAGCCGGGTGCCGGTCATATCTTTGGGACCCTTCCGACTCCTTCATCTGGGTCTTGCATCCTCCTGGCTGCAGGTGTGGGGCTCCAATTGGGGTCCTGCATCCCCCTTGATGTGCCCCAAGGCTGCTGTGGCGCACCCATAGGTGCTGGGTCCCCACAGAGCTCTCTGTAGCCAGGGACAGGATGATGCTGCTGGGCAGGCTCGATGCCATTGACCCCATCCCTGGCGCATGAAACCAGGCCGAGCCCCCGGTGGCCACGGCAAGGTGGGACCCTCGGTGTCACCAAGCTTCGCCCCACACATGGAGTCACTGGTGGCTTCAGGTGACCTCTGCAGAAGGTGATGTCTTGGGGTGCTCCTCAGCAGCACGGTCCCACCCGGGATTACTGGTGGTGTTGGGCAACATGCTGGTGTTGCACATTCCTCCCGGGGCTCCTTGCGGGGACTGGTTCCACTGGGATCTGCATCCAGCTCCCGCCTGGATGTGACTCTGGGTATTGCAGCCCACGGGCACGGCAGGAGTGCCTTGTGGTTTGAGCTCAGCTCTTCTCCATCTGCTTCGGGAGCCTTTTgccccccttttcccctccttgagATGTGCTGCAGCTCATTCCCTGCTTCCCTCGTGGATCATCAGGAGATGTTCTCAGAGGGATAACTGCTCTTATCACATAGTGGGATCGCTCAGACCCAAAGGACTTGCATCTATGGGTGTATCAGACCCGGCTTTCGACATCCTGACATCTCCCAGGCTTTGTAATTGCCTTGTTTGTGTGAGGTGAGGACCTTCTCCTTCAGCATCAGATGGGCATCAGAGCTCCAAGTGCGTCCTTCAGCTCTCCTAATTGCATCTAATTAGTTCCTGTTGTCCACTAACACCTTTGTTATGCAGTTGGACCTTCATAGTTAGATGGACAATTCATCTGCTCTTACATATCTGAGGTGGGTGCCTCACCTCCAGCCATGCCACTTGCTCCCCATTGATCTTGGAAGGCTCTTGGATGACCTCAGCTTTAATGTCCCATCTTATAACCTTGGTGGCTTCTTGAAAGCCTTAATCTGCGGCAGCAGTTTCCTCATCCTTCCAGTGATGCAACTGTCAGCCAAGAGCGTCCCCGTTGCTTCACCGACCATCTCATGGGCTTGCTGAGCCCTCACGTGCACCTCAGCCTCCTGGCAGTGACACATCCGGTGGCATTGGGCACCTGAAGGTCTCCTGAGTGCGGTTTGGTGGTGGAACATCAGAAGTTGCTGCCTCCAAACCCCCCAACACCAAAGGGCTGTGGTGGTGGAGGAAGGCTCCCACCCTTTGGTTGGGTTGGAGGAGTCCAAAGGACGTTGGGATGTGCTTTGCAAACATGGGTTTGAAGCGCAGGAGCTTTGCTCTTCCTGCTCTCCAGGACTTGGAGGGGCTTTATTGAGCCCCTTTACTTCACACTTCTCCTGCAAGGACATCCCGAGCTGTGCTTCGTGgttacagcagcagagaggaccCACCATGGGCAGGACGTGCCTTGGAAGCCGCCATGATCCCAGCCCTGATGTCCCACCACCGCTCCCAAGTCCATGTGGACGTTGTGTCCGTTGCCTGTTGGGATGCTGGATGTTGGGTTTGATTCCCAAACTGAGGCATCTCACCCCACCTGCCTTTCCCAGGTCACTGCAGGAGCACCAGGAGCTATGGGGGGTTCTGTCTGCCTGGTGGTGGGGACGTGGGCACAACAGTGGGAGCATTGTCCCATCCCAGGTCTGCAGCGTGGAGCTTCCTTGGACATCAGCACCAGCTTGTCTGGAGCTCCTGGGGACGTGGCTTGGTCCCCCCCTTGGCTCAGGGCTTCAGCCCCATCATCAGCAGTTCACAGATGTGACCTCGGGAGGTGACAAATACTGTGGAGATGttaaaggggctccaggaaacctggagaggagctttggacaagggcctgtagggacaggacaaggggaatggctttaacctgccagaggggacacTGAGatgagtggaaggtgtccctgcccgtggcaggggttggagctggatgagctttaaggtcccttcaacccaaaccttCTATAGTTCTGCTTAATAGCTTCTACTTAAtgtcttctcctcctcttcatgGGCAGAAGAGGGGGGAGATGCCTCCTGTGGAAGGGGAGATGGTGGGGTCGCTGTTGGGGTGATGCTTACGTGATGTCTATCCCCAGCCATCCTTCGAGGCTTACCTCATTGAGATCCTCCTGTGCAAGAACGAGCTCAACAACACCCTCAACAACCTGTGCCACTGGATGAAGGACGAGCACGTGGACAAGAACCTGGTGAGGCAGAAGCTctgggctgggagggaagggaagagggggaCACACGTGGCCGGTGCTGGGGGGCAGAGCAGCTCGGGCAGGGGACAGCACTGAGGTCATGGTCTTTCTTGCAGATGACACAGCTGGACTCTGCCTTCATCCGCAAGGACCCCTATGGGGTGGTGCTCATCATTGGGCCCTGGAACTACCCCATCCACCTCCTCCTGGGGCCTCTCATTGGGGCCATCGCTGCTGGTGAGCTGAGGATCCAGGCTGGGGTGCCACAAGGGCTGGTTGTCACCGTGTCACTGCTCTGATGTCCTCTCCATCTCCCCCCAGGTAACTGTGTTGTCATCAAACCCTCCGAGAAGGCCAAGAACACTGGGAGGCTCCTTGCTGAATCGCTGGGCTGCTACCTGGACAGTGTGAGGAGCAATTCCTGGCCTTATCCCTGTCCCTGCTGAGGGCCATGGTGTTCCCAACCCTGCCTTGCCCTCACCAGCACTGGTTCGAGGTGCTGCTCTACCTCCTTCATCTGGGATGctggtggtggggatggggacaccatgggCAGATGCTGACCATGGGGGACCCTTCCTCTTGCATTGCAGGACTGCTTTGCCGTGGTGACTGCTGGTGTGCAGGAGACCACCAGGCTGCTGGAGAACAAGTTTGACTACATCTTCTTCACTGGTATGTCCCATGGGACAGAACAGAGCCCGGCCTCGGGTTAGTGCAGTGTAGGAGGAGGGATTCCCTCTGGACACTCCATGGTTCCTTACCCTGTCCATCAATATGAGGTGGTGGGCAGCCTGCCCTCTAAGAAGCCAGAGCTCATTGTGCTGGAGGGCTGGTGTCAGGATCTGTTGGAGGATCCAGGATGTTGTAACAGAGGAGAACATAAGGGCCTGTAGggccaggccaaggggaatggctttaacctgccagaggggagattgagatgagctctgaggcagaagctcttccctgtgagggtgctgaggcgctggcacagggtgcccagagaagctgtggctgccccatccctggcagtgttcaaggccaggttggacacaggggcttggagcaacctgctctagtggaaggtgtccctgcccggggcagggggttggagctggaggagctttaagctccctgccaacccaaagcattccatgACTCTATCCTTGTATCTGAGGGTCTGGTGGGACCTGGCTCCCCAGAGAGCCCCATCCCAGAGCTGGGCTGTACTTGGTGTGTTCCCAGCCTTGACTCAGCTCTTCCCTTGCCCTCAGGCAGCCCGTCCGTGGGGAGGATGGTGATGGCAGCCGCTGCCAAGCACCTCACCCCGGTGACGCTGGAGCTGGGGGGCAAGAACCCCTGTTACGTGTCGGACACGTGCGACGTGCGCAGCGTGGCCCGGCGGCTGGCCTGGGGCCGCTTCTTCAACGCGGGGCAGACCTGCGTGGCGCCCGACTACGTGCTCTGCACCCTGGAGATGCAGGAGAAGCTGATGCCCGCCCTGCGTGAGGCCATCACCGAGTTCTACGGCTCCAACCCTCGGGAATCGCCGGACTTTGGCCGCATCGTGGGGCAGAAGGAATTCCAGCGCATCCGGGCGCTGCTGTGCAGCGGGAGAGTGGCCATCGGGGGGCAGACGGATGAGAAGGACCTTTACATCGGTGAGGACACGGGGTTTGGGGATGTTGGGAGCTCCTTGGCTTGGGTGCTGGGTGATGTGGTGCCATAACCCTTCTCCACAGCTCCCACGGTGCTGGCGGACGTGCTGCCCTCTGATCCCATCATGCAGGAGGAGATCTTCGGGCCCATCCTGCCCATCGTCGTCGTGGCCAGCATGGATGAAGCCATTGACTTCATCAACGAGAGGCCTCAGCCGTTGGCCATCTACACCTTCTCCAGTGACAGCAAAGTGAGTGTGGGCCATGGAGCAGAAAGGGGGTGAGGAAACGGGGCTATAGGGCTTGTGTCCACCTCGCTGAAGCCCCAGGGCTTGCTCTGAAGGGTCTTTTGAGCCCTGATCCAGGGACATGGGACTGGTGGATGAGGTGGGTGACGTTCTTGTGAGACCCCCActctggagcactgtgtcctgctctggggcaacagcacaagagggacatggaagtgctggagcaaggccagaggagggcatggggatgatcaggggctggagcagctcccgtatagggacaggctgagaacattggggctggttcagcctggagaagagaagctgcgtggagacctcagagcagctccagtgcctaaaggggctccaggaaacctggagaggggctttggacaagggcctgtagggacaggccaaggggaatggctttaacctgccagaggggaggttgagatgagctctgaggcagaagctcttccctgtgagggtgctgaggcgctggcacagggtgcccagagaagctgtgactgccccatccctggcagtgttcaaggccaggttggacacaggggcttggagcaacctgctctagtggaaggtgtccctgcccgtggcaggggttggagctggagaagctttaaggtccaaGCGGTGCCTGTGGAACCAGGCTCCAAGCCTCACATCCATCTTCTCTGCCCCCCTCGCAGGTGGTGGCCCAGGTCCTGGAGCGCACGAGCAGCGGCAGCTTCTGTGGCAACGACACCCTGACACACATGATCCTGACCTCGCTGCCCTTCGGGGGCATCGGTAGGTGCAGACCCCaacctgcctgtccctgcccacCATGAGCCTGAACCACACTGGCCACGGGTGAGGGAGGGTCTTGGTGGCCCCAGAGCTCCGTGGTGTGCAGGGAACCCCGTGTGCACCTCTAGGACCTCCCCAAAGCCCTTTGGCTTCACTGCACAAGGGCCGAGCTCTCAGGCTTTGCATGTGTGGGGCACTGTGAGGTTCTTCTCTCCATGTTTGCTGTCCCAACCACCGTGTTCCCTGTGTACGTGCAGATGTTCCATATAAAGGGTTGGGAATTCTGCACCCCTTGGTTATATCCCTCGTGTTTCTGAGCAGCCAAAGTTGGGTTCCTGCCCTGCTCAGGCTTACCTGGAAGCTCCTCAATGCTGCTCCCTTTGGTCTCTCCATCACTGTGCTCCTCTCTATGGAGCACATCAACTCATTGTGCTCTTGGGCAGGTGAGCTCCCTCCTCCAGCCATCCTAGTACTGGCTCAGGATCAGGCCCTCAGCATCACTCAGGAGCAGGCTCCTGCCTTCATTCTGCCTTTTAGGACTAAACAGTAGGAGCAAAACTCTCGTAAACTTCTGGAGAACCTTCTTATGGTACCTTGGAGATggcaaaggcaaagagtttctGGTCTCCAGAGGCAACAGCAATTGTGTTCTCAGGTGAAACGTGAGGTTTGCTCAGCCCTGGGCCCTGCCTGGTGCATTGTCCAGGGAAGAGCCCAGGAAACCAGGAATCCTCTCATGGTACTTTCCCAATCTCCTGGTCTCCTCCTCAGAGTGTCCTCTGGAGGAATGtctcctcctgcctgtgctcagcaTCTTGAATCAGACATAATGGGACACCACAAGAGCCAACCACAATTAATTCCTCACCTGCCTGTGGCTCAGGAACAATCCTTGGTGGTTCCCATTCCGGAACTTATCCTTATGGAAGTGATTCAGCCAAACGGAGGAGGAGGTGAAGCCATTTCATAGCAGGGCCTGAGGTCATCAGGGTGAGAAG
Encoded proteins:
- the ALDH3B1 gene encoding aldehyde dehydrogenase family 3 member B1 isoform X2, coding for MHQPLELPGQQPPGCGKCIPVCGDPGNAVGCSGSSTGSVGKGPVMGSAGCGNPFAGLVTLLRAAWLSGKTRPMEYRVAQLEALGRFLEEKKQDILEATALDMGKPSFEAYLIEILLCKNELNNTLNNLCHWMKDEHVDKNLMTQLDSAFIRKDPYGVVLIIGPWNYPIHLLLGPLIGAIAAGNCVVIKPSEKAKNTGRLLAESLGCYLDSDCFAVVTAGVQETTRLLENKFDYIFFTGSPSVGRMVMAAAAKHLTPVTLELGGKNPCYVSDTCDVRSVARRLAWGRFFNAGQTCVAPDYVLCTLEMQEKLMPALREAITEFYGSNPRESPDFGRIVGQKEFQRIRALLCSGRVAIGGQTDEKDLYIAPTVLADVLPSDPIMQEEIFGPILPIVVVASMDEAIDFINERPQPLAIYTFSSDSKVVAQVLERTSSGSFCGNDTLTHMILTSLPFGGIGCSGLGRYHGKFTFDTFTHQRGCLHRNMGLEALNTLRYPPYSQQKLGFLTATFEIKRKGACTLL
- the ALDH3B1 gene encoding aldehyde dehydrogenase family 3 member B1 isoform X1, whose amino-acid sequence is MPVSIPRAPTLSVESSSSFQPLGMHQPLELPGQQPPGCGKCIPVCGDPGNAVGCSGSSTGSVGKGPVMGSAGCGNPFAGLVTLLRAAWLSGKTRPMEYRVAQLEALGRFLEEKKQDILEATALDMGKPSFEAYLIEILLCKNELNNTLNNLCHWMKDEHVDKNLMTQLDSAFIRKDPYGVVLIIGPWNYPIHLLLGPLIGAIAAGNCVVIKPSEKAKNTGRLLAESLGCYLDSDCFAVVTAGVQETTRLLENKFDYIFFTGSPSVGRMVMAAAAKHLTPVTLELGGKNPCYVSDTCDVRSVARRLAWGRFFNAGQTCVAPDYVLCTLEMQEKLMPALREAITEFYGSNPRESPDFGRIVGQKEFQRIRALLCSGRVAIGGQTDEKDLYIAPTVLADVLPSDPIMQEEIFGPILPIVVVASMDEAIDFINERPQPLAIYTFSSDSKVVAQVLERTSSGSFCGNDTLTHMILTSLPFGGIGCSGLGRYHGKFTFDTFTHQRGCLHRNMGLEALNTLRYPPYSQQKLGFLTATFEIKRKGACTLL
- the ALDH3B1 gene encoding aldehyde dehydrogenase family 3 member B1 isoform X3; this encodes MWTLCPLPVGMLDVGFDSQTEASHPTCLSQPSFEAYLIEILLCKNELNNTLNNLCHWMKDEHVDKNLMTQLDSAFIRKDPYGVVLIIGPWNYPIHLLLGPLIGAIAAGNCVVIKPSEKAKNTGRLLAESLGCYLDSDCFAVVTAGVQETTRLLENKFDYIFFTGSPSVGRMVMAAAAKHLTPVTLELGGKNPCYVSDTCDVRSVARRLAWGRFFNAGQTCVAPDYVLCTLEMQEKLMPALREAITEFYGSNPRESPDFGRIVGQKEFQRIRALLCSGRVAIGGQTDEKDLYIAPTVLADVLPSDPIMQEEIFGPILPIVVVASMDEAIDFINERPQPLAIYTFSSDSKVVAQVLERTSSGSFCGNDTLTHMILTSLPFGGIGCSGLGRYHGKFTFDTFTHQRGCLHRNMGLEALNTLRYPPYSQQKLGFLTATFEIKRKGACTLL
- the ALDH3B1 gene encoding aldehyde dehydrogenase family 3 member B1 isoform X4, translating into MKDEHVDKNLMTQLDSAFIRKDPYGVVLIIGPWNYPIHLLLGPLIGAIAAGNCVVIKPSEKAKNTGRLLAESLGCYLDSDCFAVVTAGVQETTRLLENKFDYIFFTGSPSVGRMVMAAAAKHLTPVTLELGGKNPCYVSDTCDVRSVARRLAWGRFFNAGQTCVAPDYVLCTLEMQEKLMPALREAITEFYGSNPRESPDFGRIVGQKEFQRIRALLCSGRVAIGGQTDEKDLYIAPTVLADVLPSDPIMQEEIFGPILPIVVVASMDEAIDFINERPQPLAIYTFSSDSKVVAQVLERTSSGSFCGNDTLTHMILTSLPFGGIGCSGLGRYHGKFTFDTFTHQRGCLHRNMGLEALNTLRYPPYSQQKLGFLTATFEIKRKGACTLL